Proteins from a genomic interval of Colletes latitarsis isolate SP2378_abdomen chromosome 3, iyColLati1, whole genome shotgun sequence:
- the LOC143340695 gene encoding uncharacterized protein LOC143340695 isoform X2, translated as MDNNHPDLTVNETVQESHLNLEKLTQSYLLLKQKICKTHEVIKQYNDKLKECERLKTDLDAATKQTKKVTCNYNSTLAKVIKLELQNTEYKKNIETLTTQVNEYQIKTAADQQYIQQLICKIKDTDGQQNEKIMEYDLEKSSLQMKVKELEQELKNVKKSYDMKIKKMEKQISVENSNNNNNKVKMKDIGTNTIAANDEIVQQPEVADKCIMTAEFYKVKDDIYPIFCAKCEVLLEPAPLEKICNIMTKSCPRIIEQISSPSKKASPPLQISTDVNSKHWKTENLLVMSGTPSPHLQNQNNESDFMNTSLLHSHAPIGLNHANYCNNFPQSSDLMNQSSYYIGPMPVNPLLLANPNITEPNNHSKDIASSLSLISSLQKRIDTLEIKIKKKFNKRKLEESNNFWQHKHPSPCCMYNTNNSMQLNLIEMWKAMSDIYDNKAKRQFNVNKCSNKNLNKYKLSRLKPRKRLQSGCTGSWKVESVVEKIEPSPNRKRSKKCKHRHSMLLNKSNLVPNETEALDKSITDSDTDSYDVLFNDSPRINTDVRMEGKNVSRVEMSTSRSKSSNHLKTCSTQSTDIDEPGSVQAIRNSVESVKSIGGETDSGILSDSIESSKQLELDVRACSNARKCNNMIEAKSSIQNISFFTENVKSGKLRSVEKSPMKVIKSNELIDTSINSEILNSDERNDKTEDEKETEVSHFNGAISQAKSTFNNVYSTRKRIKSNELIGTSINSEILNLNEHNDKTEDEKGTKVSHFNGAISQTKSTFNNVYSTRKRKISERQDSNKRGGRKDLFTKLRNLRKNSQIKKVNQNVSNHQVQNCNHENSNIPQEQNHLVNKTESNNNDNCCIPRKRARIAHVPKSTTTKQKNSQVGKRLVKSIRNTMTSQVGADNSTKIDGNTIKQTFNEPFSAMQEIVKDDSNAALEKKCNNGVEELKPNCSIMNDTPEKVMELNEMEIESNEERESLKQENENESLSCCNNRTRDNVNEQPAEIIENSNFNEPHNLGKESFCEADFQLNHDKCNYRGSRAVSETDFEISSESIQNIIKIEHSYDSSYSFSNSKCIQSINGQKNDTKERNLNIEDAMNVCTEQLNSNAMITLTSHHPLMKLHQYISESRFQNKSCKNQFKNHLHIYSITNKFVKKQLKRLVDGDWETSVHWDVIEKLKSTCTPRIIAKGIVDLLSTLEECEKSLDNTHTPPAPLMTITQQRIVALLVDLEGSKPMIFQFVQAGIEYKLYRINQTIEKPIVESLARMYTVLARIKKDRERVRIFCCDALYCLGLNATIVLYTVFTCWPEVFPNSETSNELLPKCMAHLIMAQQAQNFPKLSALKNLVSVFYNYQMGTVSKDVLKELLTALQEKSSVEIETAIILLAKKEGTAWTYKNIIQSALLPMIINNKLPSQYRAFCLLGNLMRAFPVADNDNVVSGIVEQLCDLSKSGEGSEEQQEGIISALLSLSRHRFKNVVYTIMNWTPTAPLCTRTTVQLNGLFNSRQLDFWTCYLRKKLSLWQSRKQCKT; from the exons ATGGACAATAATCATCCGGATTTAACAGTAAACGAAACTGTTCAA GAAAGCCATTTAAATTTGGAAAAATTAACGCAATCTTATTTGTtgttaaaacaaaaaatttgtaaaacacA tgAAGTCATTAAACAATATAATGATAAATTGAAAGAATGTGAGCGATTAAAAACAGATTTGGATGCAGCAACTAAGCAAACAAAAAAAGTTACATGTAATTATAATTCTACATTGGCCAAAGTTATTAAATTGGAACTT CAAAATAccgagtataagaaaaatattgaaactttGACAACACAAGTGAATGAATATCAAATAAAGACAGCAGCAGACCAACAGTATATACAACAATTAATATGTAAAATAAAAGATACAGATGGACAACAAAATGAAAAGATTATGGAGTATGATTTAGAAAAATCTTCTTTACAAA TGAAAGTTAAGGAATTAGAACaggaattaaaaaatgttaagaAATCTTATGATATGAAGATTAAAAAAATGGAAAAGCAAATTTCTGTAGAAAATagcaacaataataataaca aaGTAAAAATGAAAGACATTGGAACAAATACAATAGCTGCTAATGACGAAATAGTGCAACAGCCGGAAGTCGCGGATAAATGTATAATGACCGCTGAATTTTATAAAGTAAAAGACGACATATATCCCATATTTTGTGCGAAATGTGAAGTGCTATTAGAACCAGCACCCCTTGAAAAAATATGCAATATTATGACGAAATCGTGTCCTAGGATTATCGAACAAATTTCTTCTCCTTCCAAAAAGGCGTCACCACCTTTACAAATATCAACAG aCGTTAACAGCAAACACTGGAAAACTGAAAACTTATTGGTAATGTCTGGAACACCATCGCCGCATTTACAGAATCAAAACAATGAATCAGACTTTATGAATACGAGCCTTTTACATTCGCATGCACCAATTGGATTAAACCATGCAAattattgcaataattttcCTCAAAGTTCCGATTTAATGAACCAAAGTAGCTATTATATTGGACCGATGCCGGTTAATCCTCTGTTATTGGCAAACCCAAATATAACTGAACCGAACAATCATTCGAAAGATATAGCATCTTCATTGTCACTTATTTCTTCGTTACAAAAGAGGATAGACACGCTAGAAATAAAGATAAAGAAGAAATTCAATAAAAGGAAATTGGAAGAGAGCAATAACTTTTGGCAACACAAACATCCAAGTCCTTGTTGCATGTATAACACTAATAATTCTATGCAGTTGAATTTGATCGAGATGTGGAAGGCAATGTCCGACATTTATGATAACAAGGCAAAGAGACaatttaatgtaaataaatgtagtaataaaaatttgaataaatataaattgtctCGGTTAAAACCTAGAAAGAGGTTGCAAAGTGGGTGTACTGGTTCTTGGAAAGTTGAGTCAGTCGTGGAAAAAATCGAACCGAGTCCTAACAGGAAGAGATCAAAGAAATGTAAACATCGGCATTCTATGCTGCTCAATAAATCTAATTTGGTGCCAAATGAAACGGAAGCTTTAGATAAGTCAATTACTGATTCCGATACAGATTCATACGATGTTTTATTTAACGATAGTCCTCGCATAAATACAGATGTTAGAATGGAGGGGAAAAATGTATCGCGTGTAGAAATGTCTACTTCTCGTTCGAAATCTAGCAATCATTTGAAAACATGTTCCACTCAGTCTACCGATATAGATGAACCCGGAAGTGTACAAGCCATACGAAACTCTGTTGAGTCTGTTAAATCTATAGGGGGTGAAACCGACTCAGGAATATTGTCAGATTCGATCGAATCTTCTAAACAACTCGAATTAGATGTAAGAGCATGTTCAAATGCGAGGAAGTGTAACAATATGATAGAAGCAAAGTCTTCTATACAAAATATATCATTTTTCACTGAAAATGTTAAGTCGGGAAAGCTTCGGTCTGTAGAGAAATCCCCTATGAAAGTAATTAAATCTAACGAATTGATAGACACAAGTATTAATTCCGAAATACTAAACTCAGATGAACGCAACGATAAAACGGAGGATGAAAAAGAAACAGAAGTTTCTCATTTTAATGGTGCAATTTCTCAAGCTAAATCTACCTTTAACAACGTGTATTCTACCAGAAAGAGGATTAAATCTAATGAATTAATTGGCACAAGTATTAATTCCGAAATACTAAATTTAAATGAACACAACGATAAAACGGAGGATGAAAAGGGAACAAAAGTTTCCCATTTTAATGGTGCAATTTCTCAAACTAAATCTACCTTTAACAACGTGTATTCTACCAGAAAGAGGAAAATAAGTGAACGTCAGGACTCGAACAAGCGCGGTGGCCGAAAAGATTTATTTACAAAACTAAGAAATTTAAGAaagaacagtcaaattaaaaagGTGAATCAGAATGTTTCAAACCATCAAGTACAAAACTGTAACCACGAAAATTCTAACATTCCACAAGAACAAAATCATTTAGTCAATAAAACGGAGTCTAATAACAATGATAATTGTTGTATACCTAGAAAAAGAGCTCGTATCGCACATGTACCTAAAAGCACAACAACCAAACAAAAGAATTCACAGGTCGGAAAACGTTTAGtaaaaagtataagaaataCAATGACATCACAAGTCGGTGCTGATAATAGTActaaaattgatggaaacacAATAAAGCAAACATTCAATGAGCCATTTTCAGCTATGCAGGAAATTGTGAAGGATGACAGTAATGCAGCGTTAGAAAAGAAATGTAATAACGGAGTAGAGGAGTTAAAACCAAATTGT TCCATTATGAATGATACGCCCGAAAAAGTAATGGAATTAAATGAAATGGAGATTGAATCGAACGAGGAGCGTGAAAGTTTAAAACAGGAGAATGAAAATGAGTCCCTTTCATGTTGCAATAATCGAACAAGGGATAATGTAAATGAGCAACCTGCtgaaataattgaaaattcaaattttaatgAACCTCACAATTTAGGAAAAGAATCGTTTTGTGAGGCAGACTTTCAACTTAATCATGACAAATGTAATTACCGTGGAAGTCGTGCTGTTTCTGAAACTGACTTTGAAATATCTAGCGAAAGTATCCAAAATATTATAAAGATCGAGCATTCATACGATTCCAGTTATTCGTTTTCAAATTCAAAATGTATACAATCAATTAATGGTCAAAAAAATGATACAAAAGAAAGAAACTTGAACATTGAAGATGCAATGAATGTCTGTACAGAGCAACTAAATTCTAATGCAATGATTACATTAACATCACATCATCCGCTTATGAAACTGCATCAGTATATTAGTGAAAGTAGATTTCAAAATAAAAGCtgtaaaaatcaatttaaaaatcATCTGCATATTTATTCAATAACAA ataaatttgtaaaaaagcAATTAAAAAGGCTCGTGGATGGTGACTGGGAAACATCTGTACATTGGGATgtaattgaaaaattgaaatctaCCTGCACTCCTCGTATCATAGCAAA AGGAATCGTGGATTTATTGAGTACACTGGAAGAATGCGAGAAGAGTTTAGATAACACTCACACACCACCTGCACCGTTAATGACAATAACACAGCAAAGAATTGTTGCGTTATTAGTTGATTTAGAAGGATCAAAGCCAATGATTTTTCAATTCGTTCAGGCTGGCATAGAATACAAACTGTatagaattaaccagacaatagAG AAGCCAATCGTGGAGTCACTTGCTAGGATGTACACCGTTCTAGCGCGAATAAAGAAAGACAGAGAAAGAGTAAGGATATTTTGTTGCGATGCTCTGTATTGTTTGGGACTTAATGCAACAATTGTTTTATATACAGTAttcacctgttggccagaagtaTTCCCAAATAGTGAAACAAGTAATG AACTTTTGCCAAAATGTATGGCGCATCTCATCATGGCACAACAGGCCCAGAACTTTCCCAAACTCAGCGCCCTGAAGAATTTAGTATCAGTATTTTATAATTATCAAATGGGAACAGTTTCGAAAGATGTGTTGAAAGAACTTTTAACAGCTCTTCAGG AAAAGTCTAGTGTTGAAATAGAAACAGCCATTATACTTTTGGCAAAGAAAGAGGGCACAGCGTGGACGTACAAGAACATCATTCAAAGTGCACTATTACCaatgataattaataataaactaCCGAGCCAGTACAGAGCATTTTGTTTGCTTG GTAATCTTATGCGTGCGTTTCCAGTAGCAGACAACGATAATGTGGTCAGTGGAATTGTTGAACAATTATGTGACTTAAGCAAATCTGGCGAAG GATCAGAAGAACAACAAGAAGGTATAATCTCAGCATTGCTGAGCTTGTCTAGACATAGATTCAAGAATGTAGTGTATACTATAATGAATTGGACCCCAACTGCACCTCTTTGTACTCGAACTACAGTACAGCTCAATGGACTATTCAATTCTCGTCAATTAGACTTCTGGACATGCTATTTAAGAAAGAAACTATCCTTATGGCAATCGCGTAAACAGTGTAAAACATAA
- the LOC143340695 gene encoding uncharacterized protein LOC143340695 isoform X1 codes for MDNNHPDLTVNETVQESHLNLEKLTQSYLLLKQKICKTHEVIKQYNDKLKECERLKTDLDAATKQTKKVTCNYNSTLAKVIKLELQNTEYKKNIETLTTQVNEYQIKTAADQQYIQQLICKIKDTDGQQNEKIMEYDLEKSSLQMKVKELEQELKNVKKSYDMKIKKMEKQISVENSNNNNNKVKMKDIGTNTIAANDEIVQQPEVADKCIMTAEFYKVKDDIYPIFCAKCEVLLEPAPLEKICNIMTKSCPRIIEQISSPSKKASPPLQISTDVNSKHWKTENLLVMSGTPSPHLQNQNNESDFMNTSLLHSHAPIGLNHANYCNNFPQSSDLMNQSSYYIGPMPVNPLLLANPNITEPNNHSKDIASSLSLISSLQKRIDTLEIKIKKKFNKRKLEESNNFWQHKHPSPCCMYNTNNSMQLNLIEMWKAMSDIYDNKAKRQFNVNKCSNKNLNKYKLSRLKPRKRLQSGCTGSWKVESVVEKIEPSPNRKRSKKCKHRHSMLLNKSNLVPNETEALDKSITDSDTDSYDVLFNDSPRINTDVRMEGKNVSRVEMSTSRSKSSNHLKTCSTQSTDIDEPGSVQAIRNSVESVKSIGGETDSGILSDSIESSKQLELDVRACSNARKCNNMIEAKSSIQNISFFTENVKSGKLRSVEKSPMKVIKSNELIDTSINSEILNSDERNDKTEDEKETEVSHFNGAISQAKSTFNNVYSTRKRIKSNELIGTSINSEILNLNEHNDKTEDEKGTKVSHFNGAISQTKSTFNNVYSTRKRKISERQDSNKRGGRKDLFTKLRNLRKNSQIKKVNQNVSNHQVQNCNHENSNIPQEQNHLVNKTESNNNDNCCIPRKRARIAHVPKSTTTKQKNSQVGKRLVKSIRNTMTSQVGADNSTKIDGNTIKQTFNEPFSAMQEIVKDDSNAALEKKCNNGVEELKPNCVSITNSNITNVIKNNNVDEVFIADIKHSSENDLEIRTSSSTEVDCSDNSTTLSKSIMNDTPEKVMELNEMEIESNEERESLKQENENESLSCCNNRTRDNVNEQPAEIIENSNFNEPHNLGKESFCEADFQLNHDKCNYRGSRAVSETDFEISSESIQNIIKIEHSYDSSYSFSNSKCIQSINGQKNDTKERNLNIEDAMNVCTEQLNSNAMITLTSHHPLMKLHQYISESRFQNKSCKNQFKNHLHIYSITNKFVKKQLKRLVDGDWETSVHWDVIEKLKSTCTPRIIAKGIVDLLSTLEECEKSLDNTHTPPAPLMTITQQRIVALLVDLEGSKPMIFQFVQAGIEYKLYRINQTIEKPIVESLARMYTVLARIKKDRERVRIFCCDALYCLGLNATIVLYTVFTCWPEVFPNSETSNELLPKCMAHLIMAQQAQNFPKLSALKNLVSVFYNYQMGTVSKDVLKELLTALQEKSSVEIETAIILLAKKEGTAWTYKNIIQSALLPMIINNKLPSQYRAFCLLGNLMRAFPVADNDNVVSGIVEQLCDLSKSGEGSEEQQEGIISALLSLSRHRFKNVVYTIMNWTPTAPLCTRTTVQLNGLFNSRQLDFWTCYLRKKLSLWQSRKQCKT; via the exons ATGGACAATAATCATCCGGATTTAACAGTAAACGAAACTGTTCAA GAAAGCCATTTAAATTTGGAAAAATTAACGCAATCTTATTTGTtgttaaaacaaaaaatttgtaaaacacA tgAAGTCATTAAACAATATAATGATAAATTGAAAGAATGTGAGCGATTAAAAACAGATTTGGATGCAGCAACTAAGCAAACAAAAAAAGTTACATGTAATTATAATTCTACATTGGCCAAAGTTATTAAATTGGAACTT CAAAATAccgagtataagaaaaatattgaaactttGACAACACAAGTGAATGAATATCAAATAAAGACAGCAGCAGACCAACAGTATATACAACAATTAATATGTAAAATAAAAGATACAGATGGACAACAAAATGAAAAGATTATGGAGTATGATTTAGAAAAATCTTCTTTACAAA TGAAAGTTAAGGAATTAGAACaggaattaaaaaatgttaagaAATCTTATGATATGAAGATTAAAAAAATGGAAAAGCAAATTTCTGTAGAAAATagcaacaataataataaca aaGTAAAAATGAAAGACATTGGAACAAATACAATAGCTGCTAATGACGAAATAGTGCAACAGCCGGAAGTCGCGGATAAATGTATAATGACCGCTGAATTTTATAAAGTAAAAGACGACATATATCCCATATTTTGTGCGAAATGTGAAGTGCTATTAGAACCAGCACCCCTTGAAAAAATATGCAATATTATGACGAAATCGTGTCCTAGGATTATCGAACAAATTTCTTCTCCTTCCAAAAAGGCGTCACCACCTTTACAAATATCAACAG aCGTTAACAGCAAACACTGGAAAACTGAAAACTTATTGGTAATGTCTGGAACACCATCGCCGCATTTACAGAATCAAAACAATGAATCAGACTTTATGAATACGAGCCTTTTACATTCGCATGCACCAATTGGATTAAACCATGCAAattattgcaataattttcCTCAAAGTTCCGATTTAATGAACCAAAGTAGCTATTATATTGGACCGATGCCGGTTAATCCTCTGTTATTGGCAAACCCAAATATAACTGAACCGAACAATCATTCGAAAGATATAGCATCTTCATTGTCACTTATTTCTTCGTTACAAAAGAGGATAGACACGCTAGAAATAAAGATAAAGAAGAAATTCAATAAAAGGAAATTGGAAGAGAGCAATAACTTTTGGCAACACAAACATCCAAGTCCTTGTTGCATGTATAACACTAATAATTCTATGCAGTTGAATTTGATCGAGATGTGGAAGGCAATGTCCGACATTTATGATAACAAGGCAAAGAGACaatttaatgtaaataaatgtagtaataaaaatttgaataaatataaattgtctCGGTTAAAACCTAGAAAGAGGTTGCAAAGTGGGTGTACTGGTTCTTGGAAAGTTGAGTCAGTCGTGGAAAAAATCGAACCGAGTCCTAACAGGAAGAGATCAAAGAAATGTAAACATCGGCATTCTATGCTGCTCAATAAATCTAATTTGGTGCCAAATGAAACGGAAGCTTTAGATAAGTCAATTACTGATTCCGATACAGATTCATACGATGTTTTATTTAACGATAGTCCTCGCATAAATACAGATGTTAGAATGGAGGGGAAAAATGTATCGCGTGTAGAAATGTCTACTTCTCGTTCGAAATCTAGCAATCATTTGAAAACATGTTCCACTCAGTCTACCGATATAGATGAACCCGGAAGTGTACAAGCCATACGAAACTCTGTTGAGTCTGTTAAATCTATAGGGGGTGAAACCGACTCAGGAATATTGTCAGATTCGATCGAATCTTCTAAACAACTCGAATTAGATGTAAGAGCATGTTCAAATGCGAGGAAGTGTAACAATATGATAGAAGCAAAGTCTTCTATACAAAATATATCATTTTTCACTGAAAATGTTAAGTCGGGAAAGCTTCGGTCTGTAGAGAAATCCCCTATGAAAGTAATTAAATCTAACGAATTGATAGACACAAGTATTAATTCCGAAATACTAAACTCAGATGAACGCAACGATAAAACGGAGGATGAAAAAGAAACAGAAGTTTCTCATTTTAATGGTGCAATTTCTCAAGCTAAATCTACCTTTAACAACGTGTATTCTACCAGAAAGAGGATTAAATCTAATGAATTAATTGGCACAAGTATTAATTCCGAAATACTAAATTTAAATGAACACAACGATAAAACGGAGGATGAAAAGGGAACAAAAGTTTCCCATTTTAATGGTGCAATTTCTCAAACTAAATCTACCTTTAACAACGTGTATTCTACCAGAAAGAGGAAAATAAGTGAACGTCAGGACTCGAACAAGCGCGGTGGCCGAAAAGATTTATTTACAAAACTAAGAAATTTAAGAaagaacagtcaaattaaaaagGTGAATCAGAATGTTTCAAACCATCAAGTACAAAACTGTAACCACGAAAATTCTAACATTCCACAAGAACAAAATCATTTAGTCAATAAAACGGAGTCTAATAACAATGATAATTGTTGTATACCTAGAAAAAGAGCTCGTATCGCACATGTACCTAAAAGCACAACAACCAAACAAAAGAATTCACAGGTCGGAAAACGTTTAGtaaaaagtataagaaataCAATGACATCACAAGTCGGTGCTGATAATAGTActaaaattgatggaaacacAATAAAGCAAACATTCAATGAGCCATTTTCAGCTATGCAGGAAATTGTGAAGGATGACAGTAATGCAGCGTTAGAAAAGAAATGTAATAACGGAGTAGAGGAGTTAAAACCAAATTGTGTAAGTATAACAAATTCTAACATAACAAatgttataaaaaataataatgttgATGAAGTATTTATTGCTGACATTAAACATTCATCCGAAAATGATTTGGAAATACGAACTTCATCGAGTACAGAAGTGGATTGTTCTGATAATTCTACTACCCTTTCTAAGTCCATTATGAATGATACGCCCGAAAAAGTAATGGAATTAAATGAAATGGAGATTGAATCGAACGAGGAGCGTGAAAGTTTAAAACAGGAGAATGAAAATGAGTCCCTTTCATGTTGCAATAATCGAACAAGGGATAATGTAAATGAGCAACCTGCtgaaataattgaaaattcaaattttaatgAACCTCACAATTTAGGAAAAGAATCGTTTTGTGAGGCAGACTTTCAACTTAATCATGACAAATGTAATTACCGTGGAAGTCGTGCTGTTTCTGAAACTGACTTTGAAATATCTAGCGAAAGTATCCAAAATATTATAAAGATCGAGCATTCATACGATTCCAGTTATTCGTTTTCAAATTCAAAATGTATACAATCAATTAATGGTCAAAAAAATGATACAAAAGAAAGAAACTTGAACATTGAAGATGCAATGAATGTCTGTACAGAGCAACTAAATTCTAATGCAATGATTACATTAACATCACATCATCCGCTTATGAAACTGCATCAGTATATTAGTGAAAGTAGATTTCAAAATAAAAGCtgtaaaaatcaatttaaaaatcATCTGCATATTTATTCAATAACAA ataaatttgtaaaaaagcAATTAAAAAGGCTCGTGGATGGTGACTGGGAAACATCTGTACATTGGGATgtaattgaaaaattgaaatctaCCTGCACTCCTCGTATCATAGCAAA AGGAATCGTGGATTTATTGAGTACACTGGAAGAATGCGAGAAGAGTTTAGATAACACTCACACACCACCTGCACCGTTAATGACAATAACACAGCAAAGAATTGTTGCGTTATTAGTTGATTTAGAAGGATCAAAGCCAATGATTTTTCAATTCGTTCAGGCTGGCATAGAATACAAACTGTatagaattaaccagacaatagAG AAGCCAATCGTGGAGTCACTTGCTAGGATGTACACCGTTCTAGCGCGAATAAAGAAAGACAGAGAAAGAGTAAGGATATTTTGTTGCGATGCTCTGTATTGTTTGGGACTTAATGCAACAATTGTTTTATATACAGTAttcacctgttggccagaagtaTTCCCAAATAGTGAAACAAGTAATG AACTTTTGCCAAAATGTATGGCGCATCTCATCATGGCACAACAGGCCCAGAACTTTCCCAAACTCAGCGCCCTGAAGAATTTAGTATCAGTATTTTATAATTATCAAATGGGAACAGTTTCGAAAGATGTGTTGAAAGAACTTTTAACAGCTCTTCAGG AAAAGTCTAGTGTTGAAATAGAAACAGCCATTATACTTTTGGCAAAGAAAGAGGGCACAGCGTGGACGTACAAGAACATCATTCAAAGTGCACTATTACCaatgataattaataataaactaCCGAGCCAGTACAGAGCATTTTGTTTGCTTG GTAATCTTATGCGTGCGTTTCCAGTAGCAGACAACGATAATGTGGTCAGTGGAATTGTTGAACAATTATGTGACTTAAGCAAATCTGGCGAAG GATCAGAAGAACAACAAGAAGGTATAATCTCAGCATTGCTGAGCTTGTCTAGACATAGATTCAAGAATGTAGTGTATACTATAATGAATTGGACCCCAACTGCACCTCTTTGTACTCGAACTACAGTACAGCTCAATGGACTATTCAATTCTCGTCAATTAGACTTCTGGACATGCTATTTAAGAAAGAAACTATCCTTATGGCAATCGCGTAAACAGTGTAAAACATAA
- the LOC143340697 gene encoding protein AAR2 homolog, producing MAREGERYRNLSARLLVEDATLVVLNVPSGTEFGIDLKSWNTDHSFKGIKMIPPGFHYVHYSAVNEFGETAPKIGFLHTFKKSEFLVRRWDTKEEDLSSEVVPEEIVQKLKDNLKELNRYLGSYPFDIWTQWKELTNHVSPSLIERCSPICGFVRSALELEPCSDAMRPRGGVSNPKKRRSALTTEAKEEELLPDLKPRPGTELRLSKLPDKNYPDGASPTEITRHSLDSSYALNTLINTLTIPMEIIGELQLVFVCFLVGQNLDAFEHWKKQIYLICGADSAISERRDIYFEFMKAIEIQLTHVPEDMLCDIVVNNNFVYYNLRILFANIEINSEVDGLLKSYASRFCERLTKKFSWDFCNLQDENEDEAPVVVSLE from the exons ATGGCAAGAGAAGGCGAAAGGTATCGAAATTTATCCGCTAGACTTTTGGTCGAAGATGCTACCTTAGTTGTACTGAATGTACCGAGCGGTACAGAATTTGGAATCGATTTAAAATCGTGGAATACAGATCATAGTTTTAAAGGCATAAAAATGATTCCACCAGGATTTCATTATGTCCATTACAG TGCTGTAAATGAATTTGGAGAAACAGCACCCAAAATTGGTTTTCTTCATACATTTAAGAAATCTGAATTTTTAGTCAGACGTTGGGATACAAAAGAGGAAGACCTCAGTTCAGAAG TTGTACCAGAGGAAATAGTTCAAAAGCTAAAAGATAATTTGAAAGAATTGAATAGGTATCTGGGGTCTTATCCTTTTGATATATGGACCCAATGGAAGGAATTAACAAATCATGTTAGTCCTTCGCTAATTGAACGTTGTTCACCCATATGTGG TTTTGTACGGTCAGCATTAGAATTAGAGCCTTGTAGCGACGCTATGAGACCAAGAGGTGGAgtgtcaaacccaaaaaaaagaagaagtgCACTCACTACAGAAGCTAAAGAGGAAGAGCTACTTCCTGATTTGAAACCTAGGCCTGGTACAGAGTTAAGACTGTCCAAATTGCCTGATAAAAATTATCCAGATGGTGCATCCCCAACTGAAATTACAAGGCATTCCCTTGATTCCAGTTATGCATTAAATACTCTTATCAATACATTAACAAT ACCTATGGAGATTATTGGTGAATTGCAATTGgtatttgtttgttttctggttGGACAAAATCTCGATGCTTTTGAACActggaaaaagcaaatatatctTATTTGCGGTGCCGATTCCGCGATATCGGAGCGTCGCGATATTTATTTCGAATTTATGAAAGCAATAGAAATTCAGTTAACGCACGTACCCGAAGATATGCTTTGCGATATTGtggttaataataattttgtttactaCAACCTACGCATACTCTTTGCAAACATTGAGATCAATTCCGAAGTGGATGGACTTTTAAAGTCTTACGCTTCTCGATTTTGCGAACGGTTAACTAAGAagttctcgtgggatttttgtaATTTACAGGATGAGAATGAAGATGAAGCGCCCGTGGTAGTTTCCTTGGAATAA